The proteins below come from a single Fusarium verticillioides 7600 chromosome 3, whole genome shotgun sequence genomic window:
- a CDS encoding minichromosome maintenance protein 5 (cell division control protein 46) has protein sequence MDRGSIYSAHVYEPSYAENGDTRMQLQTQLETFILDFRLDNNFVYRDQLRENALLKRYFCDVNINDLISFNEELAHRLTSEPAEIIPLFENALKKCTHRIVFPHEPKAEIPDHQLLLHSNADDVSIRNLDSVTIARLVRVPGIVIGASVMSSKATGLHIQCRNCGHTQNIPVLGGFTGVTLPRQCARSRVPNDPTPKCPLDPYFVVHEKSGFVDQQIIKLQEAPDQVPVGELPRHVLISADRYLTNRVVPGSRCTVMGIFSIYQNKASKNSSNGGAVAIRTPYLRAVGIQTDIDQAAKGNATFSEEEEQEFLELSRRPDIYNVMADCIAPSIYGNRDIKKAILCLLLGGSKKILPDGMKLRGDINVLLLGDPGTAKSQLLKFVEKAAPISIYTSGKGSSAAGLTASVQRDQSTREFYLEGGAMVLADGGVVCIDEFDKMRDEDRVAIHEAMEQQTISIAKAGITTILNARTSVLAAANPIFGRYDDMKTPGENIDFQTTILSRFDMIFIVKDDHSREKDETMAKHVLSIQMNGRGAEDMTETEIPIDKMRRYITYCKTRCAPRLSSEAAEKLSSHFVSIRRQVHAAEMEANTRSSIPITVRQLEAIVRITESLAKLTLSPIATEVHVDEAIRLFLCSTMDAVNQGSNQGSRELNDEVNRLETELKRRLPIGWSTSLSTLRREMVEGKGYSEQALNRALMVLQRRDTIMFRNQGAQVYRNGA, from the exons ATGGACCGCGGATCAATCTACTCGGCTCATGTCTATGAGCCGAGCTACGCTGAAAACGGCGATACTCGAATGCAGCTCCAGACACAGCTTGAAACATTCATCCTTGATTTTCGACTTGATAACAACTTCGTCTACAG AGATCAACTCCGAGAGAATGCCCTCCTCAAGAGATACTTCTGTgatgtcaacatcaatgacTTGATCAGCTTTAACGAAGAGCTCGCCCACCGATTGACATCTGAGCCAGCAGAGATTATCCCTCTG TTTGAAAATGCACTAAAAAAATGCACACACCGTATCGTTTTCCCTCATGAGCCCAAGGCCGAGATCCCTGatcaccaacttcttcttcactcgAATGCCGACGACGTCTCGATCCGTAACCTCGATTCCGTGACCATCGCGCGACTGGTGCGAGTCCCGGGTATTGTCATTGGCGCCTCTGTTATGTCATCCAAGGCGACAGGACTCCATATTCAATGCCGCAACTGCGGGCACACACAAAACATTCCAGTTCTAGGTGGCTTCACAGGCGTCACTCTGCCTCGGCAATGTGCTCGTAGCCGAGTTCCCAACGATCCAACTCCGAAATGTCCTTTGGATCCCTACTTTGTTGTTCACGAAAAGTCTGGCTTTGTTGATCagcagatcatcaagcttcaagaggCTCCCGATCAAGTCCCTGTCGGAGAACTGCCTCGACACGTTCTCATCTCAGCTGACAGATACCTCACAAACAGGGTTGTTCCCGGATCGAGATGTACTGTTATGggcatcttctcaatctACCAAAACAAGGCTTCTAAGAACTCCTCCAATGGTGGTGCTGTAGCCATCCGTACCCCTTATCTCAGAGCGGTTGGGATCCAGACAGATATCGATCAAGCAGCCAAGGGAAATGCGACTTTctcagaggaagaggagcaagaatTTCTGGAGCTCAGCAGACGGCCCGATATATACAACGTGATGGCCGACTGCATTGCGCCCTCTATTTACGGTAACCGcgatatcaagaaggcaattctttgtttgttgttaGGTGGCTCAAAGAAAATCCTTCCCGATGGAATGAAATTGAGAGGCGATATCAACGTattgcttcttggtgaccCCGGTACAGCCAAGTCACAGCTTCTGAAATTTGTTGAGAAAGCGGCTCCTATCTCTATATACACCTCGGGAAAGGGCTCCTCCGCTGCAGGTCTGACAGCATCTGTTCAGCGTGATCAATCCACTCGGGAATTCTATCTCGAGGGCGGTGCCATGGTTTTAGCTGACGGAGGAGTTGTGTGTATTGATGAATTCGACAAGATGAGAGACGAAGATCGAGTTGCGATTCATGAGGCTATGGAACAGCAGACTATTTCCATCGCAAAGGCCGGTATCACCACTATTCTGAATGCGCGAACATCAGTCTTGGCTGCTGCCAATCCTATCTTTGGTCGGTACGATGATATGAAGACTCCTGGAGAAAACATCGACTTTCAGACTACTATTCTGTCACGTTTTGATATGATTttcattgtcaaggatgaccaTAGCCgcgagaaggatgagactATGGCCAAGCACGTTCTCAGTATCCAGATGAATGGTAGAGGCGCCGAGGACATGACTGAAACCGAAATTCCCATTGACAAGATGCGACGATACATCACCTACTGCAAGAC ACGCTGTGCACCCAGACTGAGTtccgaggctgctgaaaagctctcttctcactTCGTCTCTATCCGACGCCAGGTCCATGCTGCTGAGATGGAAGCAAACACACGTTCCTCTATTCCCATCACAGTCCGTCAACTTGAGGCTATCGTTCGTATCACCGAGTCTCTTGCTAAGCTCACCCTTTCACCCATCGCCACCGAAGTACATGTCGACGAGGCCATTCGACTGTTCCTGTGCTCTACAATGGATGCCGTCAACCAGGGCAGCAATCAGGGGAGTCGCGAGTTGAACGATGAAGTTAACCGCCTTGAGACGGAGCTCAAACGTCGCCTGCCTATTGGTTGGAGTACTAGCCTATCTACACTTAGGAGGGAAATGGTCGAGGGCAAAGGATACAGCGAACAAGCGTTGAACCGAGCGTTGATGGTTCTTCAACGGAGAGACACGATCATGTTTAGAAACCAAGGTGCTCAGGTGTATAGAAATGGAGCTTAA